The following is a genomic window from Daphnia magna isolate NIES linkage group LG4, ASM2063170v1.1, whole genome shotgun sequence.
ATCACAGTCGTTCGTTTCAGAACGGCCCAGAAGGACAACAGTTCCGTTAAGACTAATTTCCATGGCTATGACGTCGTCTAAGCAGTTGATCCTTTTTCGCGATTCACTTAAATTATTTGAACTGAATAATTGCTCCATCTCTTCCAGAGTTTTGCCTTTCGTCTCCGGcaaaagaaagtaaacaaaaatggcgCTTAATAAAGTACATCCGGCGAAGAAGTAAAAGGTCCCATCTTTGCCCATCTCCCGCAACATGTCGGGGAAAAATCGGACCACCACAAAAGtgcaaaacaaatgaaaagaggAGCTGATTCCTCCCAATAGCGACCGGTATCGTAAAGGGAACATTTCGCCCATGATGATGAAAGGTACGTTACTGATCCCGCCCGAGTAGGTAATGAAGAAAACCATCAGGGAAACGAGTGGCAGCCAACCGAAATAATCCGTTGCTTCTTGATCGCCCCATTGATGTTGAAAGTAGAAAAATGTCCCCATTGCCGTCAAAGGAATAGACGTGGTAATTGCGGAGACAATGTACAGCATCCGCCTTCCGCACCGATCCACCTGTCAATAACGAATTGATTGATGTCATTTTGTTCAGCTATTTAACACATCGACGTACAAGAAAACCGGAGGCGACGGTGAAAATTAACTGGACAGCACCGACGATAATCGTGGCGTATGTTCCATCCATTGAGCTTCCGGCTGTTTGGAAGATGCTGACTGTGTAGAATACAATGGCATTGATTCCAGTGGTCTGCTGGAACAGCATGATGCTTAATGAGATGGCCAAAGGTTTGACGACCGGGCCGGAAGTTAAAACATCGCGAAATTGTTGCATCACCGTGTCATCCTGTCCGCTTTTAATAGCGACACGTTCCTGATGCTCTTTGATCCGCTCGATTTCGGCTTCAATATTCGTCCCTCTGGTACGTAATTAACAATTAGCGTACGTCTTACAACCTGAATTAAATGACACATTACTTTCCACGCAACACTTGAAGGGAACGTTGGGCCTCTTGATTCCGGCCCTTTGATATGAGCCAGACTGGAGATTCCGGCAGCAAGAAAGATCCGCCCATAAAGAGGATGGGTAAGCATCCGAGAATCCAAGAGAGGACGTGCCAGTCCACGAAGGATCCGATTATGTAAGTCAACCACACGCCCAGAGCCAAGGAAGACGCTGTCAATGAACCCATCCGACCTCGAATTCTTGGCGATGCGCATTCGCTTACCTGTTTAAACATTAAAACTTCAAATTTTCATCGTTATTAAATGAATGAATTGCGTTGTACGTAGATTTGTGCTGCGGGCGTGGTGCATCCTGCAGCGAATCCCATCAGGAATCGGCCAACGTACAACATCGATTTGTGTTTGCCGAAGTAGGTGAATCCGGTGATGAGGAATCCGCCAATGAAGATGAGGTAATGACCAATCAAAGCATTCTTCCGGCCGTAGTACTGCATCGGCTTGTTGATGAACAGTGAGCCCAGCATTGCCCCAAGCATCGGGAATGAAGCTGTTCTTGTTTAACAACTGTAAACGGAAGTCGATAATGGaatagaatttttgtttgtttgcttacATATCCATTGGAAATCAGATGAAGACATTTCAAAATCCAACGTCCGATTTAACGATGGGATGCCGGGAGAACTCCATCCGCGAACGGTACCCATGGAAAAATAGCCCCATGTTGCCCACACTGCCACCATCAACTGCGCCCAATCAATTTAATCAAGTGCACCTGTTTAAAGAAAATCTGAAGAGCAACTCACCTGAGGTAAGACTTTGCTGGGATTCTTGATCCACGGTTTGTTCATCGTGATCGTCCACTACTGGCCGATGAACTGGATAGATGCGGCGTGAACGACGTGTGTAGTAGTGCCTCGTCGTAGGCGCGTGACACGATTGTGACGTGCGTGACAAACAGCTTCCGGATTTCCTCACTGCACAATTAGcgattcaaaaaagaaaacatcatcAAAGACAGACGACAGGTAGGCAATTTCAATTGGTTATTATTAACAGCGAATTGGGCGCCCGTCACGTTTTCTCATTACGACGAGGGAACAACCACAGACTTGTTGCCATAGCGATAGTTCACTTTATGTTTTCAGCAAGAGCATTCAGCACTCTGAATCGTGACGCAAGAAAACTTGCGTAGTCATAACTTCTTTTTGCTATTTACatcaattttatttcaaatgtttaaaaaatagacgGTGGGTTCAATGAACCAATGGCAAACTCAACAATAAACTGAGACCGTCATAAAGCTAATGGACGCGGTCAAGGCGTCCATCCCGGACGAGAACAATTCATGACACGACTTAGACGCAATGATTAAACAGGTCAGTTAACGAATCATTTCTGTCGCTTTTCTTTCATTAGACTTAAAAATAAGAGATGATTGAATGGCGCGTGTGGTATTCAGATGAAATCACGGTACGCCCGATGGGCTGAAGATAGGCTGGCTATTGAAGAAGTGCAACGACATCTAACGAGCAAATGCTCAACCAGCAATGAGGTAATAACTGGAAATGTCTAAGTTTGTATTCTTGTATTGCGAAAACATGAGCAGTTTCTGTGGAAATGTAAGGCACGTgtattgaacgagaattttaTGCAAATATTGAAGGTCGTTTAGAGGcaggacaacaacaaaaattggcTTTTTTCGTACAAAGTGCCAAAGGGGAGGGTAATGAACGGCTTTTCCCCCACCGTTTCCTACCTTTTCCATCATTTCGTGTCGACTTACCGACCCTTTCACATTGTGAATCAGCACATGTAATTATTCATTGGATGACAGTGGCACGGTTCGGTGGCAGCGTCCAGTCTATAGCATCTTCAGGAAAACACACTCGTTTTGACTAGGTGCTCGATACAGTGACGATCCTCGGCACTTAAATGGGTGAGTAGAGCATTAGCtaattttttatcttgttGTAATTCGGCTCCAAGTAGCACAATTCCCATACAATCTTTGTGTAGCACAACTTTCCTGACAGCTCTCTTGCCCAGTTTGTCTGACACGAGTTTCAAAAATTGGTCCACTTTTTCAACCTTGTTCCCGTCGTAGTCATGGCTATCGACATATTTGCTCCACAAACTGAtccaaattgttttttttccgtgCTTTTCGGTGTGTAATGATAAAACATTGTCCACTAATTTTCTAAAGTGATACTTGCCCTTTTTACCGATGTGAAATGGCAAAATGTTGATCCAGTTTCGGACAACTCTTTCTTGAGTTAATTGCGAAGTAAAAAGTTCGTTCATCACTTTTGGTCCGTTTTTTATGATACGTCGTTTGATTTTGAGGTAATCTGGCCGTGAAAAGTGTTTTGACGCAAGGGTAACTAGTTTTGAGTTCTGACACAGTAGAGCCTTGATTGCGTCATTGCTATTGtaattaaaaatcaattttggAATGTTATCTTCTAATGATTTTAAAAGTTGGTCGAGGCATTCAAAGTCTCGATAGGTAAACTCGTTTTCAAACCACGTTCCCCAGTAACTTACGTTGTTTTGATTCGATTGATAGGTTGGAATGTTTGGTGATGTGATGATGTTGATAAATTCCCGCCGTTGGTTTAGAGTAAACCTTGCAATGACGGTTGATAGCAGACGAAATCCCCAAACGACGGTGTAGTCTAAAAAGCGTTTTGTACAATTTTCCAGTCCATTCACTTCCACCATTCTATGAAATGTTTCTTCTTCGATATTGTTCAGTATTATTCTGGCTTCAAGGAAGTGTATATCTTTCTTGTGGAAGACTAAATCGTTTAAATCAGCGTATTCCTCTTGACTGCCGTCGTCGAGCAAAACTTTGGCTGTGATTTTGAATAACTCTTTGCCGTTCTTTAGAGACAAAAAGTTATagcgatgaaaaaaaaattccttggTTACAGGTAAATCCAAGGGTTTTTCTGATTTCAACAAAGCCATCAGGTAATGTCGCCCTAAAGCTTGTTTGGTGGATTGAAGGATTAGCTGAAACATTGTGAGATTGTGGAAATAAATAGCGTCCCACATGGCCTTATGTATGAATCCTTTATACTTGGTCACGTGTCTTCGTAATTCATCGTCTGTCAGACTTGTTTTAAATAAAGATAATATTTTGTGGCAGATTTCTCTGTGGTGACGAGCGGCCGCCACGTAGAAGGGTGTGAAGCTGTCGTCCATGCTGCACGTTCTGTCGCCAATGCTTTCTATTGCTTCTACGTCGCCATTAAACGCTGCCCAGTGAAGTCTGGTCATTCGAGCAGGAGCCTTCAACGAATCTTCATCGTCCGCTAGAGAAGGTTGGtaatatttttcaaacaaatctgtGACGAGCGCCAAGTGACATAAACCTTCCATCACTCTCGGTCGTGACAGATCTCTTAAAATGTCCAGAGTTTTTTCAATTCCATTGTTCGAGGGAAACGTCCAGTTATCGTTGTTGTAATCTTGCATGTTTAAAGTGAAGTCTAATAGTTCAGTAAAGTTGTGGTCGTCGGCGTAGATGGACGATAGGAAACGTAAGAATTGGCTTAAAAGGCAGTTGTAATATTcattgaagatgaaaaaatgcAGTAATGTGACCGAAGTGTGCATTGAGCTGAATCCCGAGTGTTCCGGCTTTAAAACGTGTTTTAAATTCTCCCCGTTTTTTTCCATAAACTTTAACATCTCTTCCACGACGTCTTTTGCCCTCTCGTTGTTCCAAACGATGACATAGGAGGAGTCAGGTGAATATATAGCCGTCAAGGGTTCGTGTAACAATTTTTTTACGATACGCTCCACGTCAACAGCGTCTGCGTCGTCGTAATAAGAAAGAACTCTTTGAAACAGTCGACCATTGCTCCGATATAAGAAGGtagagaaatgaaaatggtgttggaatgcagacCTGACGA
Proteins encoded in this region:
- the LOC116920248 gene encoding facilitated trehalose transporter Tret1; the protein is MNKPWIKNPSKVLPQLMVAVWATWGYFSMGTVRGWSSPGIPSLNRTLDFEMSSSDFQWISSFPMLGAMLGSLFINKPMQYYGRKNALIGHYLIFIGGFLITGFTYFGKHKSMLYVGRFLMGFAAGCTTPAAQIYVSECASPRIRGRMGSLTASSLALGVWLTYIIGSFVDWHVLSWILGCLPILFMGGSFLLPESPVWLISKGRNQEAQRSLQVLRGKGTNIEAEIERIKEHQERVAIKSGQDDTVMQQFRDVLTSGPVVKPLAISLSIMLFQQTTGINAIVFYTVSIFQTAGSSMDGTYATIIVGAVQLIFTVASGFLVDRCGRRMLYIVSAITTSIPLTAMGTFFYFQHQWGDQEATDYFGWLPLVSLMVFFITYSGGISNVPFIIMGEMFPLRYRSLLGGISSSFHLFCTFVVVRFFPDMLREMGKDGTFYFFAGCTLLSAIFVYFLLPETKGKTLEEMEQLFSSNNLSESRKRINCLDDVIAMEISLNGTVVLLGRSETNDCDTEELQLSVNKL